One window of Candidatus Bathyarchaeota archaeon genomic DNA carries:
- a CDS encoding HEAT repeat domain-containing protein: MNSHIPKTPSGQPNKLPQTGQPSSATPLERFKKSMVLDFDKWHDGIGYDLDAIRSASPTEREAIEQMLISHSPRDWRDIEALAELNTERARQAIKEAISDPNPDVRVAVTRYAPDLVTDRERTRSIVDGLQNAELFGGLSQVLDDVAEYHPQEVKEALITGLLKRKGDVAVLFAAMLFYIFGKADEPFDMAQRPFFLRFNTEDRAEREAVFRELCEKLGIKAEKYLQ; encoded by the coding sequence ATGAATTCCCACATCCCAAAAACCCCTTCTGGGCAACCAAACAAACTACCTCAAACAGGTCAACCCAGTTCAGCCACCCCGCTTGAGCGATTCAAAAAGAGCATGGTTTTGGATTTTGATAAGTGGCATGACGGCATCGGATACGACTTAGACGCAATAAGGTCGGCTTCCCCAACGGAACGCGAGGCAATTGAGCAGATGCTGATCAGTCATAGTCCGCGTGACTGGCGAGACATCGAAGCCCTCGCCGAGCTGAACACGGAACGCGCCCGCCAAGCCATCAAGGAGGCGATAAGCGACCCCAACCCAGACGTTCGAGTTGCGGTAACAAGGTATGCTCCCGACTTGGTAACCGACCGAGAGCGGACCCGCTCAATCGTGGATGGCTTGCAGAACGCGGAACTCTTCGGGGGCCTCTCCCAAGTGCTCGACGACGTAGCGGAATATCATCCCCAAGAAGTTAAAGAAGCACTCATCACTGGTTTGCTGAAACGGAAGGGCGACGTGGCGGTTCTGTTTGCTGCGATGCTCTTCTACATTTTCGGCAAAGCAGACGAACCCTTTGACATGGCGCAGCGACCTTTCTTTTTGCGCTTCAACACCGAGGACAGGGCTGAGCGGGAGGCTGTTTTTCGCGAGTTGTGCGAGAAATTGGGCATCAAAGCCGAGAAATATCTGCAATAA
- a CDS encoding glycosyltransferase family 2 protein: MLIEVVEFLFVFLLAILVAYLVRHNIFTFTVLRNANSTKKTESTPVAKFEPTVSILIPARNEENVIGRLLRRLTELTYPKKKLQVIVINDASTDQTGKIASDFHKKYPYIEVIHRDKKSGGKGKSAAMNHGFSKATGEIILCFDADYYPQQDIVERLTAPFVDPKVGGVQGRVVVLNEPQNMITRLIALERVGGYRVDQEARDNLGLIVQFGGTVGGFRRSVLEALHGWDESMLSEDTDLTLRTYLAGYKIKYEVTAECYEEAVDNWGAYWKQRYRWAKGHMQCFYKHIWKLLATNKLTFIQKVDGLLLLSVYFLPTIVLFSFILGLFLLLQLPAEGYGLAFIGLVPVSCYSFVGNFAPFFEVGVGLYLDGRKRSQWLLPLSILTFGFNLSICGLAYLNVTMDKIRRKKKHSWAKTVHSGSGDHYVNRLITVGEQLEQ; encoded by the coding sequence ATGTTGATTGAAGTTGTTGAGTTTTTGTTTGTTTTTTTGCTTGCTATTCTGGTGGCTTACCTTGTGAGACACAACATATTCACTTTCACGGTTCTGCGCAATGCTAACAGCACTAAAAAAACCGAAAGCACACCCGTTGCAAAGTTTGAGCCTACAGTAAGCATCCTCATCCCTGCAAGAAACGAAGAAAACGTCATCGGACGACTACTACGGCGACTAACCGAGTTAACTTACCCCAAAAAGAAACTGCAGGTGATAGTCATAAACGACGCTTCAACCGACCAAACCGGAAAAATAGCCAGCGACTTCCACAAAAAATATCCATACATAGAAGTCATCCACCGCGACAAAAAAAGCGGAGGCAAAGGAAAATCCGCCGCCATGAACCACGGGTTTAGCAAGGCAACAGGAGAAATCATCCTCTGCTTCGACGCCGACTATTACCCTCAACAAGACATAGTGGAACGGCTCACGGCTCCTTTCGTTGACCCTAAAGTTGGGGGCGTGCAGGGTAGAGTCGTGGTTTTGAATGAGCCGCAAAACATGATTACCCGTCTGATAGCGTTGGAGCGTGTGGGCGGCTACCGTGTTGATCAAGAGGCAAGAGACAACTTGGGCTTAATAGTGCAGTTTGGGGGGACAGTGGGTGGTTTTCGGCGTAGTGTGCTTGAAGCTTTGCATGGCTGGGACGAAAGCATGCTCTCAGAAGACACTGACCTCACTTTGCGCACTTACCTTGCAGGCTATAAAATAAAGTATGAAGTCACTGCCGAATGCTACGAGGAAGCGGTGGATAACTGGGGGGCTTATTGGAAGCAGAGGTACCGTTGGGCTAAAGGTCACATGCAATGTTTCTACAAGCACATCTGGAAGCTTTTGGCAACAAACAAATTGACCTTTATACAGAAAGTAGATGGGCTGCTTCTGTTAAGTGTCTACTTCTTGCCAACTATCGTTTTGTTTTCTTTCATACTTGGTTTGTTTTTGCTTTTGCAGTTGCCTGCTGAGGGTTACGGGTTAGCTTTTATAGGTCTGGTTCCTGTTTCCTGCTACAGTTTTGTCGGCAACTTTGCCCCGTTTTTTGAAGTCGGCGTCGGATTATATTTAGACGGCCGAAAAAGGAGTCAATGGCTTCTCCCACTCTCGATTCTAACGTTTGGTTTTAATCTGTCAATTTGTGGTCTGGCATATTTGAATGTGACAATGGATAAAATTAGGCGCAAGAAAAAACATTCGTGGGCTAAAACCGTTCACTCTGGTAGCGGAGACCACTACGTTAACCGATTAATAACGGTAGGCGAACAACTTGAGCAGTGA
- a CDS encoding flavodoxin domain-containing protein: MKALVVYGTRWGGTVDVAQTIAKALTQEGFSVDVVDAKQNPQNIDGYDLILVGSGLRADKWTKEAQSFLETNAPTLRTKKTALFVSCSMADRKDAGYEVGKKRYLTDIAAQYGLTPISLGYFGGLMDFSYSHGLLVDIIVRVNRRNLRKNGLDTAKVHDTRDWAAIETWGRETAKLALG, encoded by the coding sequence TTGAAGGCTCTCGTCGTTTATGGTACACGCTGGGGCGGCACAGTTGACGTCGCCCAAACCATCGCCAAAGCATTAACGCAGGAAGGCTTCTCAGTGGACGTTGTGGACGCCAAACAGAACCCGCAAAACATCGACGGTTACGACTTAATTTTAGTCGGAAGTGGACTGCGGGCGGATAAGTGGACTAAAGAGGCGCAAAGTTTTCTGGAAACCAACGCCCCCACGCTTAGGACCAAGAAAACCGCGTTGTTTGTAAGTTGCTCTATGGCTGACCGAAAAGATGCGGGCTACGAGGTGGGCAAAAAACGTTACCTCACCGATATCGCTGCGCAATACGGTTTGACACCGATCTCTTTGGGTTACTTCGGTGGGTTGATGGATTTCAGTTACAGCCACGGTTTACTCGTTGACATCATAGTGCGGGTTAATCGGCGGAATCTGCGCAAGAACGGTTTAGACACAGCCAAAGTCCATGACACCCGCGATTGGGCAGCCATCGAAACATGGGGCAGAGAAACCGCCAAGCTCGCTTTAGGGTGA
- a CDS encoding EMC3/TMCO1 family protein, whose protein sequence is MNTSKKLSLLTLVTLLALSMFGLFANPATAAAQFTTSITATNPTVGESATYTFTVTNTGTINIAAINVTVPLGYVDVENVALTQQPPAQTWAISYSSPEESNSGVIMLVNQTGGGLANGQTIQFTFNAVNAQVAGNYVWSTKAFTSGDSSPSTVDTSYTLLITSLLPALAILGIAAGIAFLNSGINRVLINYFIGWEQYRVMQKEMAEFRAESMAAARSGDKKQMEKIKKRQSQINNMQAKMMKPQMLQIGISFVYLIVWFIVLIPTFQSKSMAYLPGVGPIPVAWLYPIFSIFLGLLASRIIGIMPIDQ, encoded by the coding sequence ATGAACACCAGCAAAAAACTATCACTTCTAACATTGGTCACTTTACTGGCGCTTTCCATGTTTGGCTTATTCGCCAACCCAGCAACCGCCGCCGCACAATTCACAACCTCCATAACGGCCACCAACCCCACAGTCGGCGAATCAGCCACCTACACCTTCACTGTGACCAACACGGGCACCATAAACATAGCTGCCATAAATGTGACTGTGCCGCTGGGTTATGTTGATGTGGAAAATGTGGCGTTGACTCAGCAACCCCCCGCTCAGACATGGGCTATAAGCTACAGTTCCCCAGAAGAATCCAACTCTGGAGTAATAATGCTTGTTAACCAAACAGGCGGGGGCTTAGCCAATGGACAAACTATCCAGTTTACGTTTAACGCCGTCAACGCTCAGGTAGCAGGAAACTATGTCTGGAGCACTAAAGCCTTTACCTCAGGCGATTCGTCCCCTTCAACTGTGGACACATCTTACACTCTTCTTATTACTTCACTGTTGCCTGCTCTTGCGATTTTAGGTATCGCCGCAGGTATTGCCTTCCTGAACAGTGGCATTAACAGAGTTTTAATCAACTACTTTATCGGCTGGGAACAATATCGCGTTATGCAAAAAGAGATGGCGGAGTTCCGCGCCGAAAGCATGGCTGCCGCACGGTCAGGCGACAAAAAGCAAATGGAGAAAATCAAGAAAAGGCAGTCTCAAATTAACAATATGCAGGCAAAAATGATGAAACCACAAATGCTACAAATCGGCATCTCCTTCGTTTACTTAATCGTATGGTTCATCGTTTTGATTCCCACTTTCCAGAGCAAAAGTATGGCTTACCTCCCCGGAGTAGGCCCAATCCCAGTTGCATGGCTATACCCCATATTCTCAATATTCCTCGGGCTGTTAGCTTCCAGAATAATCGGTATAATGCCCATAGATCAATAA
- a CDS encoding cytidylate kinase family protein, with protein MPKPTQTSPPTKTTVICISGMAGTGKSTLSKKLAEKYGLRYYSGGDALKELAKQEGYDTTVEGWWESPVGLKFLQERVNDPKFDKAVDDKLLEYAKQGNVLLDSWTMPWLLKGGFKIWLEASFEKRATRVAQRDKMTKTEAIQVLQEKEGRTKAIYKALYGFTLGEDLSPFDFVLDTDNLNASEVFEVLCRVLENVVLCNPEN; from the coding sequence ATGCCTAAACCCACCCAAACCTCGCCACCAACCAAAACAACGGTAATCTGCATCTCAGGTATGGCTGGGACAGGCAAAAGCACTCTTTCTAAAAAACTTGCAGAAAAATACGGGCTCCGCTACTACTCGGGCGGAGATGCCTTAAAAGAACTCGCCAAACAGGAAGGCTACGACACAACCGTTGAGGGTTGGTGGGAAAGCCCCGTTGGCCTCAAGTTCTTACAGGAAAGAGTCAACGACCCCAAGTTCGACAAGGCGGTTGACGATAAACTCTTGGAGTACGCTAAGCAGGGCAATGTGCTTTTGGATAGTTGGACTATGCCTTGGCTGCTCAAAGGCGGCTTCAAAATCTGGCTGGAAGCCTCTTTCGAGAAGCGGGCCACACGTGTTGCTCAAAGGGACAAAATGACAAAAACCGAAGCCATTCAAGTGTTGCAGGAAAAAGAGGGGCGAACAAAAGCCATCTATAAAGCACTCTACGGGTTCACTTTGGGCGAAGACTTGTCGCCGTTTGATTTTGTTTTAGATACAGATAATTTGAATGCTTCTGAAGTGTTTGAGGTTCTTTGTCGTGTTTTAGAAAACGTTGTTCTCTGTAACCCAGAGAATTGA
- a CDS encoding peptidylprolyl isomerase, with translation MTLQKGDFILIDYVAKVKETNEVFDTTQEEVAKKEHLHKQGEIYEPKLVVVGEGWVLKALDDSLLEAEVAKATTIEIPSDKAFGPRDPEKIRRVPIKQLYAKEINPVVGARIEFQGKMATIRSIGAGRVLLDFNPPLAGRTLIYDFTVTKKLDAQEEKISALIHRRVPVVEQDKFKITVKDKNLTIDMPEDTFYVEGIQIAKRGIAMDIQKFLPDIAETKFVETFKAEPKPQPAAPAEEKAPAKEEEKTQAQQ, from the coding sequence ATGACCCTACAAAAAGGAGATTTCATACTAATCGATTATGTCGCTAAAGTTAAAGAAACAAACGAAGTTTTCGACACCACACAAGAAGAAGTCGCCAAAAAAGAGCACCTCCACAAACAAGGAGAAATCTATGAACCTAAACTCGTCGTTGTCGGCGAAGGTTGGGTGCTAAAAGCCCTCGACGACTCTCTGCTCGAAGCAGAAGTCGCCAAAGCCACAACCATAGAAATCCCCAGCGACAAAGCATTCGGTCCACGTGACCCAGAAAAAATCCGCCGCGTCCCAATCAAGCAACTCTACGCTAAAGAAATCAACCCCGTCGTTGGTGCACGCATCGAATTCCAAGGTAAAATGGCAACCATCCGCTCCATCGGTGCAGGACGTGTGCTTTTGGATTTCAATCCTCCATTGGCTGGCAGAACCCTAATCTATGACTTTACAGTTACAAAGAAACTTGACGCACAGGAAGAAAAAATCAGCGCCCTCATCCACCGCCGTGTCCCAGTAGTTGAGCAAGATAAATTCAAAATCACCGTTAAAGACAAAAACTTAACCATCGACATGCCAGAAGACACCTTCTACGTTGAAGGCATCCAAATCGCGAAACGCGGCATCGCCATGGACATCCAAAAGTTCCTGCCAGACATCGCAGAAACCAAGTTTGTGGAAACCTTCAAAGCTGAACCTAAACCGCAACCAGCCGCGCCTGCAGAGGAAAAGGCTCCAGCTAAAGAAGAAGAGAAGACCCAAGCGCAACAGTAA